From one Dermacentor silvarum isolate Dsil-2018 chromosome 3, BIME_Dsil_1.4, whole genome shotgun sequence genomic stretch:
- the LOC125944240 gene encoding uncharacterized protein LOC125944240 gives MRLSSASEDQLLAVHQAEDVAKAQGLLASIKVHLWKLLDEAKFQRQLIMNSNKVITDKGPKIPARREDKYELCVVVKKVWYLSYTSVELLELPSNVTFRDREVQRKRTKRAAEPEVREREAACKRQREAAPDAARDSERAAAFVARSRSRAARGAKQHAQPDARFKRDFLDRSFGHSCKVCDRLWFNNNLTRIGNIQNDTHRTKALSVLCNEFDASYDGKSKTDYNDYVVCASCKDSLIAGRVPAMSVSYGYRYPPRPDHLPELNTVEERLIAPRLPFLSIRRLTHGNGQYGIKGQVVNVPIEVPTLVQCLPRNVSDDAAIDVHIKRILVSKASYKRGLVKRSNIHAWLKHLEQTPLYRYVNVQIDWSRLDQFDGDDAECNDDEIEALPEITDLDDPMQAVIAPNAVSQTIVYDDVGVRSEEGVRKLVDNTYSLDVARRRQSGSSTQTTRPSGSTRSLPTNSKSSEKSCACVLATRSSAARLNT, from the exons ATGCGGCTCAGCTCGGCCTCCGAAGACCAACTCTTGGCCGTTCATCAGGCCGAGGATGTTGCCAAAGCCCAAGGGCTTCTGGCCTCCATAAAG GTACACCTATGGAAGCTTCTGGACGAGGCCAAGTTCCAGCGTCAGCTCATCATGAACAGCAACAAGGTGATCACCGATAAGGGCCCCAAGATCCCGGCTAGAAGAGAGGACAAGTACGAGCTG TGCGTGGTTGTGAAGAAGGTTTGGTACCTGTCTTATACCTCAGTTGAGTTATTGGAGCTTCCGAGCAATGTGACCT ttcgggaccgtgaagttcaacgtaaacgtacgaagcgagcggcggaacccgaagttcgagaacgggaagccgcgtgtaaacgtcaacgagaggctgctcccgatgctgcacgcGACAGCGAGCGCGCCGCCGCTTTCGTGGCGCGCTCGCGGTCGCGTGCAGCACGCGGAGCCAAGCAGCACGCGCAGCCCGACGCTCGCTTCAAACGTGacttcctggaccggagcttcggacACAGTTGCAAGGTGTGTGACAGACTTTGGTTCAACAACAACCTCACGCGGATTGGAAACATCCAGAACGATACTCATCGGACCAAAGCGCTGTCAGTTCTTTGCAACGAGTTCGATGCCAGCTACGACGGCAAGAGCAAGACTGACTACAATGACTACGTTGTGTGTGCATCGTGTAAAGACTCGTTGATCGCGGGTCGAGTCCCTGCTATGAGCGTGAGTTACGGCTACCGCTACCCACCTCGACCTGACCATCTACCCGAGTTGAACACGGTGGAAGAACGACTCATCGCTCCTCGACTCCCGTTCCTGAGCATACGACGCTTGACGCATGGCAACGGACAGTACGGAATTAAAGGCCAGGTCGTGAACGTTCCCATCGAAGTTCCAACGCTCGTTCAGTGCCTGCCTCGCAACGTTTCCGACGACGCGGCGATAGACGTTCACATCAAGAGAATACTGGTGAGCAAGGCGTCGTACAAGCGCGGTTTGGTCAAGCGCAGCAACATTCACGCTTGGTTGAAACACTTGGAGCAGACTCCTCTCTACAGATACGTGAACGTACAGATAGACTGGAGTCGACTGGACCAGTTTGACGGGGACGACGCCGAGTGCAACGACGACGAAATCGAAGCTCTACCCGAAATCACAGACTTGGACGATCCCATGCAAGCGGTTATTGCTCCGAACGCCGTCAGCCAAACGATAGTGTATGACGACGTCGGAGTACGAAGCGAAGAAGGCGTTCGGAAACTCGTGGACAACACTTACAGTTTGGACGTTGCGCGCCGTCGGCAGTCCGGATCTTCTACTCAAACGACGAGGCCCAGCGGTTCAACACGTTCGTTGCCAACCAACAGCAAGAGCAGCGAGAAGTCGTGTGCTTGCGTGCTTGCGACACGTTCCTCGGCTGCAAGACTCAACACTTAA